The DNA region CCATGAGAAAGGTCAAACCCTAAAATAGTGTCGCCAGGTTTCAAACACGCATGGTAAACCGAAGCATTTGCCTGAGAACCTGAGTGCGGCTGAACATTTGCATATGCAGCACCAAACAATTCCTTAGCTCTATCAATAGCCAATTGCTCTATTTTATCAACTACTTCACAACCACCATAATAACGTTTCCCAGGATAACCCTCGGCATATTTATTGGTTAGTACGGATCCCGCAGCCTCCATAACTTGGGGGCTCGTAAAATTCTCAGAGGCTATAAGCTCTATACCACTTATTTGGCGTTCTCTTTCCTCTGCTATTAGTTCAAAAATCTGATTGTCTCGTTGCATAAGCAAATATTCTGTTAAATGAAATGCAAAAGTACGAATTGCTCATTGTTAAAACTCATAAAACAATATATTTGATTAAGAATTTATCAAATACAAATTAACAATCTTTCTATGCCTATATACGCGAACGATCCTACAAAAAAAACATGGCTTCCCGTGCCCGATCAATCAGATTTCCCCATACAGAACATACCTTTTGGAGTATTCCTTACCCGTGATGATATTATTACGATAGGTACACGTATTGGGGACTATGCAATAGATTTGGGAGCTCTTCATCAACTTGGTTATTTTGAGAATATTCCGCTTACGGATGATATTTTTTTGCAAGACACCTTAAACGATTTCATATCTGATGGACAGAAAACATGGCGACTTGTCCGTAATCGGATAAGCGAGATTTTTGAGGAATCCAATGAAACCCTTAAAAACAATGAGGACCATAAAAGCGTTGTTTTGTTTTCTATGGATGAAATTGAAATGCAATTACCTGTTCAAGTAGGTGATTATACAGATTTTTACTCAAGTAAAGAGCATGCTACCAATGTTGGCACCATGTTCCGCGACCCTGAAAATGCCTTATTGCCCAACTGGTTACATATTCCTGTTGGCTACCATGGCAGAAGCTCCACCATTATTCCAAGTGGGACACCTATTCACAGACCCATGGGGCAGACTTTACCAAAAGGTGAAACAAACCCCGTTTTTGGGCCATCACGTTTAGTAGATTTTGAGTTGGAGATGGCATTTATTACTACGGACGCCAATGTACTAGGAGAACCCATCTCAGTAGATGAGGCCGAAGAATATATTTTTGGAATGGTAGTTTTTAATGATTGGAGTGCTCGTGATATCCAAAAATGGGAATATGTGCCACTTGGACCCTTTTTAGCCAAAAACTTTGCCTCGTCCATATCACCATGGATTGTAACCTTAGATGCACTTCAACCGTTTAGAATTGAAAGTACAGCACAAGAACCAGAGCCTCTACCCTATTTACAACAAAAAGAAAGACATAGCTATGACATTAATCTTGAAGTGAGTATAGCCACCGAAAATGGTAGCGAAACGAACATTTCAAAATCTAACTTTAAGTATATGTATTGGACCATGGCACAACAACTGGCCCACCACACTATTAACGGCTGTATTGTAAATAGTGGTGATATGATGGGAAGTGGCACCATCTCCGGGCCAACCCCAGACTCTTATGGTTCAATGCTTGAACTTTCTTGGCAAGGCACCAAGCCCGTAAAATTAAACGATGGTTCCGAACGAAAGTTTATTCAGGATAATGATACCGTTATCATGAAGGGGTATTGCGCTAACGATGATATTCGTATTGGTTTTGGAGAAGTAAGAACAAAACTTTTACCCCCTTTTACGCTAAAGAAAAAAGGCTAAAATAATTTTGTACTTATGAAAATACCTTTAAGTACCCTAGTTGACCGGGAAACTTAAAGGTATTTTTCTAAATTGATTTCTGCTATTGCTCCATGAGAATCATGCGCCACTACGCCTCCATTTTTTATCACCAATAATTGAGGTGACTGATGCACGACCTGAAATTTATAACCTGTCTCATCGGAAACATGGCGATAACTATGCAGATCCAAAAAATAAAAATCCATTTGGCCATCTTCAAAAGCATAGTTTTGAGTAAACATATTCAAAACCATCCGGCTAATTCCGCAAGTTGTAGAGTGTTTGAAAATTACTTGAGGTTTTGTCAATGACTTTCGCTCAATTTCACTTAGTTGTTCAACAGAAGTAAGTGCAATCCAAGGAATTTTAGTTTCCTTCTTATTTTCACCTTCATTTTTACTTCCAAATATATTATTAAAAAGACCCATTTCGTATTTTTATAGTATCAGTCTTACCTTTTCCTAAAACTTACAACTGACTAAATGTCGTTTATTTTACAGTAGTAAGCGCCATATTGTCTGTCTTAATATCTTGGTAGGATTCTTGACTTATAGATATCAAAAATAAACAATAACAGCAGATAACAATATACATATGAACTTTAATAATTACACAACAAAATCGCAAGAGGCTATTCAGCAAGCCCAACAGATTGCGCAGGGTTTTGGCCATCAACAGATAGAGAACGAACATTTGTTCAAAGCAATCTGGGAGGTTGACGAAAATGTTCTTCCATTTATTCTGAAAAAATTGAACATAAACGTTGCTTTGCTTCAGCAAATTTTGGAAAAAGAACTAGAAAGCTTTCCCAAAGTTTCCGGAGGGGATATTATGATATCCAGAGAAGCAGGAAAAACACTGAATGAGGCAAGTTCCATAGCTAAAAAAATGGAGGATGAATATGTTTCCATAGAGCATCTCTTATTAGCTATTTTAAAATCTAGCAGTAAAATTGCCCAGATTTTAAAGGATCAAGGCGCTACAGAAAAAGACTTAAAAGCAGCTATAGGTGAACTTCGCAAAGGCGGCAAAGTAACCTCACAGAGTGCAGAAGACACTTATAATTCGCTTGACAAATATGCCCTTAACCTAAATCAATTGGCAGATGATGGCAAGTTAGACCCGGTCATTGGGCGTGACGAGGAAATTCGTCGTATTCTTCAGATTTTATCCCGAAGAACCAAAAACAACCCTATGTTGGTTGGTGAGCCAGGTACAGGTAAAACCGCTATTGCAGAAGGTCTTGCGCACCGAATTATCCAAGGAGATGTACCAGAAAACCTAAAGGATAAAGTCATTTATTCACTAGATATGGGCGCACTTATCGCAGGTGCTAAATATAAAGGTGAATTTGAAGAAAGACTAAAATCGGTCATTAAAGAAGTTACTTCTTCCGATGGCGATATTGTTTTGTTCATTGACGAAATACATACTCTTGTTGGTGCAGGCGGCGGCCAAGGCGCAATGGACGCGGCCAATATTTTAAAGCCCGCATTGGCCCGTGGTGAACTCAGAGCCATTGGTGCAACCACATTAGATGAATACCAAAAATATTTTGAAAAAGATAAAGCACTTGAGAGACGTTTCCAGAAAGTGACGGTAAATGAGCCCGATACGGAAAGCGCCATTTCAATTCTTAGGGGTATTAAAGAAAAGTATGAGGCACATCATAAAGTCCGCATAAAAGATGAGGCGGTAATTGCTGCCGTAGAGTTGTCCCAACGCTATATTACCAATCGGTTTTTACCGGATAAGGCTATTGATTTAATAGACGAGGCCGCATCTAAGCTCAGGATGGAAATTAACTCCAAACCGGAAGAATTAGATGTTCTAGACCGTAAGATTATGCAGCTCGAAATTGAAATTGAAGCAATAAAACGAGAAAACGACAAGGCCAAACTCAAGTTGCTGAATGTTGATTTAGCCAACCTCAAGGAAGACCGTAACGAAATCTTTGCAAAATGGGAAAGCGAAAAGTCGGTGGTTGATGAAATTCAAAAAACGAAGCAAGACATTGAGGAGTTTAAAAACGAAGCGGAACGTGCAGAACGTAACGGAGATTATGGCAAAGTAGCCGAACTTCGCTATGGTAAAATAAAAGAAGCACAGGAAAAACTTCAAGACCTTCAAAAAGTACTAGACGAGCAACAATTAGGCGACACCTTAATCAAGGAAGAGGTAACCAATGAAGATGTAGCTGAAGTTGTGGCAAAGTGGACAGGAATACCGGTAACCAAAATGCTACAGAGCGAGCGTGAAAAACTCTTGAAATTGGAAAATGTGCTCCACAAAAGGGTAATTGGTCAAAATGAAGCCATAGAAGCCGTATCTGATGCCATTAGAAGAAGTCGCGCAGGATTGCAAGATGCAAATAGACCTATTGGTTCGTTCTTATTTTTAGGTACTACAGGAGTTGGTAAAACCGAGCTGGCAAAAACTTTAGCTTCTTACCTGTTCGATGATGAAAACGCAATGACCCGTATTGATATGAGTGAATATCAAGAACGTCATTCCGTTAGTAGACTGGTTGGCGCACCTCCAGGGTATGTTGGCTATGACGAAGGTGGTCAGTTAACCGAAGCTGTTCGTAGAAGACCATATTCCGTGGTGTTACTTGATGAAATTGAGAAAGCACATCCGGATACTTTTAATATTTTATTGCAAGTATTGGATGAAGGAAGGTTGACGGATAATAAAGGTAGGGTCGCTGATTTTAAGAACACCATAATCATCATGACCAGCAATATGGGAAGCTCTATCATTCAAGAAAAATTTGAAAATAGCAAAGACCCTTATAGTGCAACAGAAGCCGCACGTGTTGAAATTTTAGGATTGTTGCGCAAAACAATACGACCTGAATTTTTAAATCGTATAGATGACATAATTATGTTTACACCGCTTAGCCGTGAGGATATTACTAAAATCGTAAGGCTGCAATTGGACGGTTTAAAGAAGAACATTGCCAAGCAACATATAACGATTGATGCTACGGATGAAGCTATTAACTATTTGGCCAATAAAGGGTACGACCCTCAATATGGGGCTCGCCCTATAAAAAGAGTTATTCAGAAAGATGTTTTGAACAATCTCTCCAAAGAACTCTTGAGTGGCAACATAAAAGCGGATAGCATTGTGTTGATTGATTCATTTGATGATGCACTTGTATTTAGAAATCAAGATGAATTAGTGGAATAATCCTATAATTTTCAAAAAAAATGTCGCAAGAAAAAGCATCCCTCAAAAGGGATGCTTTTTTTTAAAAGTATATACCATGCAGTATATAATTTTTTTATCTTCGTGTAAAACTGCACCACATGTCTACCAAAGCCGAAAGAACCACTGCCTTTATAATTGAAACTGTTGCCTCTGTTTTTAACAAACATGGTTACATAGGTACAAGTATGAGCGACCTAACCGAGGCCACTGGACTTACAAAAGGTGCTATTTATGGTAATTTTGAAAATAAGGAAGCTTTGGCATTATCGGCCTATCAATACAACAGTAACCTTCTTTTATCAAAAGTAGATGAAGTTTTGGCCGAGAAAAGCGATGCCTTGGACAAGATTTTTAATCTCACCGATTTTTATCGTAATTACGATTCGTTCACTTTGAGCATGGGCGGGTGTCCTATTTTAAATACAGGTGTAGATGCCCAACATAATAACAGGCTACTGGTAGCAGCCAACAAAGAAGCCATACGAGAAATGGAAGGCAAAATTGCGCTCGTTCTTGAAAACGGCGTTAAGAACGATGAAATTAAACTGCCGGTTACACCTTCACAATTTGCGAAGCAATTGTTCACCATGATTCAAGGGGCTATTGCCATGGCTACTATGACCAGCGACAAAAAATACCTCACGAACACTATAGCTTACCTAGAGGTTCTGGTCAAGAAAGAACTTAAGAAGTAAATTACAGCTTATAAAACTATAATTTTTTGTTTAGAACATCTCCTCAAGGGTAACCAATAAATTTGGAGATTTTCGGATTTTCAAGTGTTGTTTTCACTACTATTGTATCTCCTATCTTTGCCAAAAGATAGCTGTCATTGATTCTAAAATCTGATGAGTATTCCTTACCTTCAACTATATAATTGCAAACCCCAATTTGGTAGTAATATCCTCTTCCCCAATGTTTCATATTCTCTTGGGTTACAGCTGCATTCACATAGATAACTGTTTTACCTAAAAACTTAAATTCATCAGTCCACCATAAATAAGCTCCTAGAAAAGTAAATGTCAAAAAAAACATAGACACAAAAAAAAGTAATATGTTTTTGCGAGACTCAATATTTTTTGAACGTAAATAGCGAGTTCTCCATTGAGAGTAGTTTTTACTTTTATTATTCATCCAATCAGCTTCCTCATCCAAGACTTCTGACTCTTATTTCCCTACTACTCTAAAAATCCAAGTATTACCAGAGAACTTACCGTCAAAATTACCATCTCTGGCTTGTCTTGCCTGACCCATAGTATCAAAACGATTCAGATACACATAGTTGAATTTATTTTTGCTACGCACAAATGATTTAGGTTGAAGTCCCTTTCTCTTTAAATCCGCCATAAAGGCATCAAAGTACTTTTTAGTACCAAATACATTTGCTATCAAGTAATAGCCCGGCTCTAAACCGTCCTCGGTTTTAACCTCTTCGTATTTTTCTCCTTTTCTAGGCGTAACTACTTCTTCTTTCTGCGCCAGCTTAGCTTCTTGAGCAGCTTTCTCTTCTTTTTCTTGACGAGCTTTTTCTTGCGCAATCTTTGCCGCTTCAGCCTCGGCTTTCCGCTTATCTATTTCAGTATTTTCAGCTAATGCCAAAGCCTCCTGTTGCTTAGCATTTTGAATTGAATCCAATTTTCTTTTTTGCTCTTCTTGTTCAACTATGGCAAGCTCCTCACCTTTCTGCTGTTGCGCTTCTTTTTCAGCAGCTTTGGCAATAGCCTCTTCTTCTTTTATCTGATTTTGCGCTTCCTTCTCAAGACGCTTCTCTTCTTTCCTTAAAGCCAAAGCTTCCTGTTTCTGTAGTTTAGCTATAGAATCTTGAGCCCTTTTTTCCGACTTGCGGCGCTCTTTTTCTTCTTTCTTAGCAAGCTTTTCTTCTGATTTTGATTCTTGGGCCAATTCCTCTGCCTTCTCTAATTCAGCTGCAATAGCTTCATTTTTATTTTCCTCTGCAGCTTCGGCTTTAGCCACCGCTGCCAATTCTATTTGATCAAGTTCATTTTCTTCCGGAGAAATATAACCTACCATTTTATGGCGCTCTTCCGGTTTACCAAAAAAGTATGCGGCCATAAGCTCAAAAGAAGATTCCGTACTAATAGATGAGTCCGCCCCAAATTCAATCAATGCACCAAGTGACACATGATTAAAAAATGTTCCTCCTACCCCAATACCATATCCATAGAAATTATTATACCCTACTTGCCCCCAATAGTTGTTCGTATTTAAAAGTGCATTGAAGCCTATTTGATTGGCTTCCCCAGGAATAGTTCTCAAATACATAGAGGGACGCACAAAAGCATTCATTGCAGCACCAAGAGTGACCGGAAAATCATAAGATACCAAGCCCATATAAACTTTATCCTCCTTTTCCGTATTTACTTCGCTCTCTGTAAAATTGTAATCGAAAAGATTTTCAGAAGCAAAACCTAACGTAAGTCGCTCTACACTAAGACTAACACCCGGTGCCACTTGCAAAATAAAATCATCGGTTGAAGAGGACTGCAACAGCGGAAAATCAGGATTAACGGTAAAACGGTCATCGGCCAAAGACTGCTTAAAACCGAATACATTTGCTCCAACAGATAATTTTACCGTTTCGTTCAAATCAAAACTATGTGCATAGTTTATAACGCCTCCCGTATCAAAATAGATACCCGTGTTCTGCTGAAAAAAAGCTGCACCGACCGCAGATTCATCATTTAATTTCCTCGTATAATTTAAGAATTGTGTAGTAGGGTTGCCGTCAATAGCCTGCCATTGCCAACGTACCCAATACGCCAAAGAATTAGCATTGTTCCGATCTACTGAAAAAGCAGGGTTAAACAAGCTGGCATTGTATGTAGTTAAGTTATGCTGCCTTAAATCTGCAGGTAAACGTGACTCTTGACTCCGCAGAACCAAAACAAACAATAAAAGAAATAAAGTTACTATAGTTCTGCGCATGATTACAAAAAAACAAAAAGCAGTATTCATACATACTTTTTTTGTCTAAATTTAGTTAACAATTATGCAAGAGTTTTCAACCAAAAACGATTATCTAATATGCAACGGATCAAATCCTTTTATATTATTTTGCTCACAACCTTAATTTTGGTGAGTTGTAAAGACGAGCAGAAAGTTAACCAAAATAACCACCAAGGGGCAGTTTCTACCTTTTATTTTATCCGTCATGCAGAGAAAGATCGTTCCGATTCGGAAAATACGGACCCTGAACTAAATCAACGTGGTCTAGGCAGAGCTATGCATTGGGCCGAAATACTCAAGGATGTTGAGTTAGACGTTATTTATACGACCGATTACCAACGAACCTCTATGACCGCTGCACCTACCGCCGTGAAACAAGAACTAGACGTGAAGTATTACGAGCCGCAAAATGTAAACATAGAACAGTTTAAAACAGGTAATTTAGGTAAAAACGTTCTTGTGGTCGGTCACAGCAACACAACACCTGAGTTCGTAAACAAAATGATAGACATTGATTTGTACTACGAAATGGAAGACAACGACAATGGCAGCCTTTACATAGTGCAAATCGTTAACGGACAAGCAACTTCGCAACGCATCCACATTAACTGTAATTGCCCTAAAGAACGAAAATAGAACTTCTGAGAGAGTACAACCGAGCGGTATCAATTTTAAATATACCCTTATTACTTTTCTATACCCCAGAATTAGCTATTAATTTAAGGAACTTCACTATTTTTGTGTCATGGTTCAAAAGAACATCAACATAAAAAATAAAAAAGCCAAATTTGAATATGAGTTCATAGACACCTATGTAACTGGTATTGTTTTGGCCGGAACTGAAATAAAATCCGTTAGAGAAGGAAAAGCCTCTATCACACAAAGTTTTTGCGAGTTTAATGAGCGTGGAGAACTCTTTGTCATTAACATGCAAATTGATGAGTATTCGCATGCTTCTCACTTTAATCACAAACCTAAAGCGGAACGCAAATTGCTCATGAACAAGCGTGAGCTTAGAAAGTTACGCAAAGACGTCACTACTTCCGGTTTTACCATCGTGCCTATTAATCTATTTATAAACGATAGAGGGCTGGCTAAATTAAAGATTGCGCTTGCCAAGGGTAAAAAGCTGTATGACAAGCGTGAAACCTTAAAAGACCGCGATAACAAACGTAACCTTTCAAGAATTAAGAAAAGCTTCAATAACTAGAGCGGGTTCTTTAATTCTTATTCTCTAAAAGCGGTACAAAACGGAAAGAACCGTATTCTTTTTTTTCGAACTCTTTTTCAGATTTACGTACAAACAAGGTCATAATCTGGTCATCGGTACCGACGGGAATTACCAGTCTACCTCCAATTTTTAATTGACTCATAAGCGCCCTTGGCACTTCTGGCGCGCCTGCGGTTACAATAATTCCGTCATAAGGAGCCTGTTCGGGAAGTCCTTTATAACCATCTCCAAAAATTAATTTTTTAGGACGATAGCCCATTTTCCGGAAGAAAATCTTTGTCTTTTTAAAAAGCTCCAACTGCCGCTCAATAGTATGGACTTTTGCCCGTAAAAGTAGTAATACAGCAGTTTGGTACCCACTACCCGTACCAATTTCCAGAATATTGTCATTGGGCTTTACCTCTAGTAATTGAGACTGAAAAGCCACCGTATAGGGTTGGGAAATAGTCTGGTCTGCAGCTATCGGAAAAGCCTTGTCTTGATAGGCATGACCTTCAAAGCTGCTGTCCATAAATAAATGTCTAGGTATGGTGCGTATAGCTTCCAACACATTTTTATCGGTTATGCCTTTAGCTACCAATACTTCGGCCAGCTTATTACGCATTCCCCTATGTTTTAAAGTATCTCTCAACGGTTTGGTTTTGGAAGGTAAAGTTAACTTGTAAAACTTCAACACACAAGTCTAGCGACTAAATGTCAGCCTACATTTTTTTAAATTACTAATCCTTAATCTTCACGATTCAAACCCGAAAACTCCGAAACTATCCTTATTTTTGATTCAAATTGAAATTTATGCTTAGAGTTGGCGTATTAGGCGCAGGTCATTTAGGAAAAATACACTTACGTCTGCTAAACGAATCGAAAAAATATGAATTAGTCGGTTTTTATGATGCAGATGCAATTAACGGTAAAAAAGTAGCGGACGAATTTGGATACCAATACTATGATAATATCAACAAACTTATAGAAGCTGTAGATGTAGTGGACATCGTTACCCCTACTCTTTCTCATTTTGATTGTGCCAAAAAGGCAATAGAAAAAGGAAAACACATATTTATAGAAAAGCCCATAACCAATACGTATGAAGAAGCGGAACAGCTTCTGGAACTAGAAAAAAAGTATAACGTTAAAGGCCAAGTTGGGCATGTAGAACGTTTTAACCCGGCCTTTTCTGCGGTAAAACATCAAATCAACACGCCCATGTTCATAGAGAGTCACCGGTTGGCAGAATTCAACCCTCGTGGCACGGATGTTCCTGTAGTTTTGGATTTAATGATCCATGATATTGATGCCATACTGAGCGTTGTAAATTCCGATGTAAAACAGATTAATGCCAGTGGAGTTTCGGTTATTAGCAAGTCTCCGGATATTGCCAATGCCCGTATTGAATTTGAAAATGGTTGTGTAGCTAATTTAACGGCTAGCAGAATTTCACTGAAAAACATGCGTAAATCACGTTTCTTTCAGAAAGACGCTTATATCTCCGTAGACTTTTTAGAGAAAAAAGTTGAGGTAGTGAAAATGAAAGATGCCCCAGAAAAAGTGGGTGATTTTGACATGGTACTACAAAATGCGGAAGGCGAGAAAAAACAAATCTATTTTGAGAACCCAGACGTGGGAACCAACAATGCCATTCTTGATGAACTGGAAAGTTTTGCAGATGCCATTGCCAATGACAGCACCCCCATTGTAAGCCTGAAACAAGGCACACAAGCCCTAAAAGTAGCCTTGCAGATCATAGCTTCTTTTTAGAATTATTAAAATCACACATATGCAACATATAGCGGTTATAGGCGCAGGTACTATGGGAAACGGAATTGCCCATGTTTTTGCTCAGAACGGTCACAAAGTAAATTTGATAGACCTTTCCGATGATGCGCTGAGTAAAGGGATGAAAACTATCGAGAAAAATCTGGATAGAATGTTGGCCAAAGAGAAGATAACCGAAAACGATAAAACGGCCACACTTCAGAACATATCAACTTTTACCACTCTAAAAGATGGGGTTACCCCAGTTGATTTAGTGGTTGAAGCTGCCTCAGAAAATCTAAACATAAAACTGAATATTTTTAAGGAATTGGATGCCATTTGCGACCAAAAAACCATTTTGGCCACAAACACCTCTTCCATATCAATTACCCAAATTGCAGCAGCTACAAATAGACCTAAGAAAGTAATCGGGATGCATTTTATGAACCCCGTGCCTATTATGCAACTGGTAGAGATTATTCGTGGTTACAGTACTTCAGATGAAACTACTGAACAAATCATGAAGTTATCTACAGAATTAGGCAAAACTCCCACGGAAGTAAATGACTACCCAGGTTTTGTGGCCAATAGAATTTTAATGCCCATGATTAATGAAGCTATTGAAACACTATACAATGGCGTGGCCGGTGTTACGGAGATTGATACGGTTATGAAATTAGGTATGGCACACCCCATGGGCCCGCTGCAGCTAGCAGATTTTATTGGGCTTGATGTTTGCTTATCAATTTTAAATGTGATGTATGACGGTTTCAAAAAACCGAAATATGCACCATGCCCGCTCTTGATCAATATGGTCATGGCTAAAAAACTAGGTGTAAAATCCGGGGAGGGATTCTATGATTATAGCGAATCCAGAAAGGCCGAAAAGGTTTCTCGTCAGTTTTTATGACAGACAGACCTTTCTAAACTATCCTATTAAAAATATCAAAGCACGACAGATACGATGATAAAAGATAACCTTTTAGAAATCAAGAATACACTTCCTGAAGATGTAACACTGGTGGCAGTCTCCAAAACCAAACCAGATGAAGATTTAATGGAAGCCTATGACGCCGGACAACGTATTTTTGGAGAAAACAAAGTTCAAGAAATGGTTGGCAAATGGGAACGACTGCCAAAAGACATCAAATGGCACATGATTGGCCACTTACAACGCAACAAGGTCAAATACATGGCTGAATTCGTTGATTTGGTTCACGGAGTGGATAGTTATAGATTGCTCTCTGAAATTAACAAAAGAGCAAAACAGCACAACCGAACAATAGATTGTCTGCTACAAATTCATATTGCAGAAGAGGACACAAAGTTTGGCTTGAATAAAAATGAACTTATTGCCATTCTGAAGTCGGATGAATACCTTCAGCTTAAAAGTATAAATGTAGTTGGACTCATGGGGATGGCTACTTTCACCGAGAACGAAGAGCAAGTCAGAAGGGAGTTTCAGCAGTTAAAATCAATATTCGATTCGATAAAACCGGAAAACCCGCAAATCAAAATATTATCCATGGGTATGAGCGGAGACTACCGAATAGCCATTGAAGAAGG from Zobellia alginiliquefaciens includes:
- a CDS encoding Gfo/Idh/MocA family protein, whose product is MLRVGVLGAGHLGKIHLRLLNESKKYELVGFYDADAINGKKVADEFGYQYYDNINKLIEAVDVVDIVTPTLSHFDCAKKAIEKGKHIFIEKPITNTYEEAEQLLELEKKYNVKGQVGHVERFNPAFSAVKHQINTPMFIESHRLAEFNPRGTDVPVVLDLMIHDIDAILSVVNSDVKQINASGVSVISKSPDIANARIEFENGCVANLTASRISLKNMRKSRFFQKDAYISVDFLEKKVEVVKMKDAPEKVGDFDMVLQNAEGEKKQIYFENPDVGTNNAILDELESFADAIANDSTPIVSLKQGTQALKVALQIIASF
- a CDS encoding 3-hydroxyacyl-CoA dehydrogenase family protein, translated to MQHIAVIGAGTMGNGIAHVFAQNGHKVNLIDLSDDALSKGMKTIEKNLDRMLAKEKITENDKTATLQNISTFTTLKDGVTPVDLVVEAASENLNIKLNIFKELDAICDQKTILATNTSSISITQIAAATNRPKKVIGMHFMNPVPIMQLVEIIRGYSTSDETTEQIMKLSTELGKTPTEVNDYPGFVANRILMPMINEAIETLYNGVAGVTEIDTVMKLGMAHPMGPLQLADFIGLDVCLSILNVMYDGFKKPKYAPCPLLINMVMAKKLGVKSGEGFYDYSESRKAEKVSRQFL
- a CDS encoding YggS family pyridoxal phosphate-dependent enzyme, giving the protein MIKDNLLEIKNTLPEDVTLVAVSKTKPDEDLMEAYDAGQRIFGENKVQEMVGKWERLPKDIKWHMIGHLQRNKVKYMAEFVDLVHGVDSYRLLSEINKRAKQHNRTIDCLLQIHIAEEDTKFGLNKNELIAILKSDEYLQLKSINVVGLMGMATFTENEEQVRREFQQLKSIFDSIKPENPQIKILSMGMSGDYRIAIEEGSTMVRIGSSIFGNRNY